One Euphorbia lathyris chromosome 1, ddEupLath1.1, whole genome shotgun sequence DNA segment encodes these proteins:
- the LOC136208924 gene encoding KH domain-containing protein At4g18375 isoform X2: MAGHRKRTHSSHSDYDNGGNKRRHSGDDRESFAIDSQDTVYRYLCPVKKIGSIIGRGGDIVKQLRIETKSKIRIGETVRGCDDRVVTIYSANDETNAYGDSGDYISPAQDALFRVHDRVIAEDNSDDDSEEGHHVTARLLVPSDQIGSIIGKGGQIVQNIRSDTGAQIRILKDEHLPSCALGTDELVQISGEAAVVKKALYQIASRLHENPSRSQHLLFSAVPSGYPSASSLMGPNGGAPIVGIAPLMSSYGGYKGDMGDWSRSLYSAPRDELSSKEFSLRIVCATGNIGGVIGKGGAIINQIRQESGALIKVDSSTSEGDDCLINISAKEYFDDQLSPTIEAALRLQPRCSDKIERDSGIISFTTRLLVSTSRIGCLLGKGGAIINEMRKITKANIRILGKDDLPKVASKDDEMVQISGDLEVAKDALVQVSQRLRANVFDREGAVSSFLPVLPYLPVSTDGSDGLSYDSRDSKRPGRGHSYSGGYGSNDYAAGDNYGQIGSSGGAYGAYGSYSSGRTSAYGLSSQTHGSRRKNYY, encoded by the exons ATGGCTGGTCATAGAAAACGCACACATTCTTCTCATTCTGATTATGATAATGGAGGAAATAAAAGAAGACATTCTGGTGATGATAGAGAGAGTTTTGCAATTGATTCACAAGATACAGTGTACCGCTACCTTTGTCCGGTTAAGAAGATTGGAAGCATCATAGGACGAGGAGGGGACATTGTTAAGCAATTAAGGATAGAGACAAAATCAAAGATTAGGATTGGTGAGACAGTTCGTGGTTGTGATGACCGAGTTGTTACCATCTACAGTGCTAATGATGAGACCAATGCCTATGGGGATAGTGGTGATTATATTTCTCCTGCACAGGATGCCCTTTTCAGGGTGCATGATAGAGTTATTGCAGAAGATAATAGTGATGATGACTCTGAAGAGGGTCATCATGTAACTGCCAGGCTTCTTGTACCATCAGATCAGATAGGATCCATAATTGGAAAAGGAGGCCAGATAGTTCAAAATATTCGTAGTGATACTGGTGCACAGATACGGATTCTCAAGGATGAACATCTGCCTTCTTGTGCATTGGGCACTGATGAGCTTGTGCAG ATTTCCGGGGAAGCTGCGGTtgtcaaaaaggctttgtatcAAATTGCCTCGCGCCTTCATGAAAATCCATCACGTTCTCAGCACTTGCTTTTTTCTGCTGTCCCCAGTGGGTACCCTTCTGCAAGTTCATTGATGGGTCCAAATGGTGGTGCTCCAATTGTCGGAATAGCTCCATTGATGAGTTCTTATGGAGGATATAAAGGTGACATGGGAGATTGGTCCCGGTCACTTTACTCAGCTCCGCGAGATGAACTTTCTTCCAAAGAATTTTCTCTGCGTATTGTTTGTGCAACCGGAAATATTGGTGGTGTAATTGGAAAAGGTGGTGCCATCATCAATCAGATCAGACAGGAGTCTGGGGCACTTATCAAAGTTGACAGTTCAACTTCTGAAGGAGATGACTGCTTGATAAATATTTCAGCTAAGGAG TATTTTGATGACCAACTTTCTCCAACTATAGAAGCTGCCTTGCGTTTGCAACCCAGATGTAGCGATAAAATCGAACGAGATTCAGGCATCATCTCATTCACCACTCGTCTACTTGTGTCCACTTCACGAATTGGATGTCTCCTTGGTAAAGGTGGAGCCATTATAAATGAAATGAGGAAAATAACCAAAGCTAATATTCGCATACTTGGAAAAGACGACCTTCCCAAAGTTGCATCAAAAGATGATGAGATGGTGCAG ATCTCTGGAGACCTTGAGGTGGCCAAAGATGCACTCGTCCAAGTAAGCCAACGATTAAGAGCTAATGTTTTTGACAGGGAAGGTGCTGTTTCTTCATTTCTACCCGTTCTGCCATATCTTCCTGTCTCAACGGATGGTTCAGATGGGTTAAGTTATGATAGCAGAGATAGTAAGAGGCCAGGACGTGGGCATTCTTATTCAGGCGGATATGGCTCTAATGATTATGCTGCTGGTGACAATTATGGACAG ATTGGTAGTAGTGGAGGTGCATATGGAGCTTATGGAAGTTATTCTTCAGGTCGAACTAGTGCTTATGG GTTATCCAGCCAGACACATGGTTCCCGACGTAAAAACTATTACTAG
- the LOC136208924 gene encoding KH domain-containing protein At4g18375 isoform X1 has translation MAGHRKRTHSSHSDYDNGGNKRRHSGDDRESFAIDSQDTVYRYLCPVKKIGSIIGRGGDIVKQLRIETKSKIRIGETVRGCDDRVVTIYSANDETNAYGDSGDYISPAQDALFRVHDRVIAEDNSDDDSEEGHHVTARLLVPSDQIGSIIGKGGQIVQNIRSDTGAQIRILKDEHLPSCALGTDELVQISGEAAVVKKALYQIASRLHENPSRSQHLLFSAVPSGYPSASSLMGPNGGAPIVGIAPLMSSYGGYKGDMGDWSRSLYSAPRDELSSKEFSLRIVCATGNIGGVIGKGGAIINQIRQESGALIKVDSSTSEGDDCLINISAKEYFDDQLSPTIEAALRLQPRCSDKIERDSGIISFTTRLLVSTSRIGCLLGKGGAIINEMRKITKANIRILGKDDLPKVASKDDEMVQISGDLEVAKDALVQVSQRLRANVFDREGAVSSFLPVLPYLPVSTDGSDGLSYDSRDSKRPGRGHSYSGGYGSNDYAAGDNYGQIGSSGGAYGAYGSYSSGRTSAYGSVFRLSSQTHGSRRKNYY, from the exons ATGGCTGGTCATAGAAAACGCACACATTCTTCTCATTCTGATTATGATAATGGAGGAAATAAAAGAAGACATTCTGGTGATGATAGAGAGAGTTTTGCAATTGATTCACAAGATACAGTGTACCGCTACCTTTGTCCGGTTAAGAAGATTGGAAGCATCATAGGACGAGGAGGGGACATTGTTAAGCAATTAAGGATAGAGACAAAATCAAAGATTAGGATTGGTGAGACAGTTCGTGGTTGTGATGACCGAGTTGTTACCATCTACAGTGCTAATGATGAGACCAATGCCTATGGGGATAGTGGTGATTATATTTCTCCTGCACAGGATGCCCTTTTCAGGGTGCATGATAGAGTTATTGCAGAAGATAATAGTGATGATGACTCTGAAGAGGGTCATCATGTAACTGCCAGGCTTCTTGTACCATCAGATCAGATAGGATCCATAATTGGAAAAGGAGGCCAGATAGTTCAAAATATTCGTAGTGATACTGGTGCACAGATACGGATTCTCAAGGATGAACATCTGCCTTCTTGTGCATTGGGCACTGATGAGCTTGTGCAG ATTTCCGGGGAAGCTGCGGTtgtcaaaaaggctttgtatcAAATTGCCTCGCGCCTTCATGAAAATCCATCACGTTCTCAGCACTTGCTTTTTTCTGCTGTCCCCAGTGGGTACCCTTCTGCAAGTTCATTGATGGGTCCAAATGGTGGTGCTCCAATTGTCGGAATAGCTCCATTGATGAGTTCTTATGGAGGATATAAAGGTGACATGGGAGATTGGTCCCGGTCACTTTACTCAGCTCCGCGAGATGAACTTTCTTCCAAAGAATTTTCTCTGCGTATTGTTTGTGCAACCGGAAATATTGGTGGTGTAATTGGAAAAGGTGGTGCCATCATCAATCAGATCAGACAGGAGTCTGGGGCACTTATCAAAGTTGACAGTTCAACTTCTGAAGGAGATGACTGCTTGATAAATATTTCAGCTAAGGAG TATTTTGATGACCAACTTTCTCCAACTATAGAAGCTGCCTTGCGTTTGCAACCCAGATGTAGCGATAAAATCGAACGAGATTCAGGCATCATCTCATTCACCACTCGTCTACTTGTGTCCACTTCACGAATTGGATGTCTCCTTGGTAAAGGTGGAGCCATTATAAATGAAATGAGGAAAATAACCAAAGCTAATATTCGCATACTTGGAAAAGACGACCTTCCCAAAGTTGCATCAAAAGATGATGAGATGGTGCAG ATCTCTGGAGACCTTGAGGTGGCCAAAGATGCACTCGTCCAAGTAAGCCAACGATTAAGAGCTAATGTTTTTGACAGGGAAGGTGCTGTTTCTTCATTTCTACCCGTTCTGCCATATCTTCCTGTCTCAACGGATGGTTCAGATGGGTTAAGTTATGATAGCAGAGATAGTAAGAGGCCAGGACGTGGGCATTCTTATTCAGGCGGATATGGCTCTAATGATTATGCTGCTGGTGACAATTATGGACAG ATTGGTAGTAGTGGAGGTGCATATGGAGCTTATGGAAGTTATTCTTCAGGTCGAACTAGTGCTTATGG CTCTGTTTTCAGGTTATCCAGCCAGACACATGGTTCCCGACGTAAAAACTATTACTAG